TTCTAAGATATATTTTGTGACACTAAATTACTTGTATAGTAAATGTTCACTTTGTTACAGAAATGGGTGTGCCTGGTGACCGAATAATAAGAGATCTATGGGTGCTGAAATACAACCATGTTACCATACGTCAAAGACTACAGAAAGTTAAAGATATGGGGATTGAAACATTGTATCCTTGGATGGTTAGATGTTCAGAAGATATTCTGAATAGGTAGTAACTTAAATTCAGTGGCGGCCCCAGTGAGGTGCAGGGCGTACCACCGAACCGGGTGCCGAATTAGGGGTTGGGGGGGCACCAAAATCAGCCGAGACTGGTTCATCCTGGCTGCagactaacttcatcgggttagattgcagCCACATTGAAACACATACCTGGTGGATGTAACTTGTCGaaaaaatttgtatttttttgggcCTATGAGGTCCACTATAAGGTCTTGCACCGCCTAAATATATTGCTAGGGCCACTTCTGCATAGATTTAGCTAACTTATTTACTAATTACTGctgataaatattaatagagaaTTACTGTACCCATTGCAGCTTTGGAATGATGTGGttagggcttgtaagtttttaaGCTATAAAGATCAAGGACTACTTGTGGTTTATTTCCTAAAAAGTACCTACTACTTTTTTTTAAGGTACATCAGTATATCAAAGGAGACAAAGGATATCTTAGGTGATACAAAGTCTACACTGATATATCTGGCCAATAGACTTAACGTCCCACCTGAAGCTATAACAGAGAAGTGCCATAAAATACCAGCTCTTCAGACTATAAGGGTTACCAAAGTATGTAATAACTAACAGCACACTTACACACTAATGCATGTGTTCTTTTCAGCtatgtaacataacatttaaGTGGGACAAGAATAGCcacttagatattttttttgtgttgcaTGTAAAATTTGCTTTTATTTTCAGGTAAAATCATTCTTAGATTTCCTAATAAATCAAGGATTTGATGTGAATGACATTGCAAATAAACCAAGAGTATTAACATCTTCACAGAAGACTGTAGAACAAAGATTAGATATATTAAGAAAGTTAGGCCTTACTGAGATAAATCTAAATGCATTATGCAAAAGCAGGAAAGATTTTCAGAAATATGTTGACTCCATAGAATCAGCAGCAAATACTAGTGAAAGTAAGTATGAATCAAATTATTTAACATGGTTGAAACATGTAGCAGCAGCAGTGGCTTCTGTCAAACTAAGTTTCCCATCCCAAACATCTTTCATGTTCATTTGATTGAGTAGGGCCATAGAAATGGACTGGTCAATCTTCAAGTGGGGGATTTAGATGTAAATAGTATTACCAGTTTGTTTTCTATAAAGCCTATATTGTATGATGAAAagaatttcttttaattattattttattttcaggtgataatacataatacataacaatGAGAACACTTCAAATTGTAAATATGTAAGAAATTGAAATACAACTGATaaggattaaaaaaaagtttcattttACAAAGTACATTCTTCACACCCAAAACCAGGTATCCAACTTTCTTGTGAAAgggattttataaaaataattaggaATTAAGTAAAATCGAAATGAAACGAagtgattaaaaataaaatgattattttgccTCAGCCATACAAGATGTACCTGGAAtgaattatgaaacaaaaactcACTAGCAATTTAACTATTCATGCTTAACTATTCACAAAAATGAAAGAATGTTTGCACATAAAATGAGACTTAAAACTTCCTAATgcaaattacaataataatttgatTGTGACCTTACACATGGTAAATAAACATAGTCTCAGACAAAGTTATTTGAAGtcagttattattttttgacattgGTGCAAAAGCATCATTACTGTTGTTGAATGATTCTAGCATTCTGTAACATTCTTGctgtgatatttttatttatattaaactacctatgataaaaatacataataatattatgtgagGTTTGAGTAGCATTCCATACAAATGGAAAATTGAACTACTGATGGGCACACTGTACTCCTGGTCCAGCATGCATATGTTCGTCATCATCACTAGCATAAGCTTCTTCTCTACCTTGTCCTCGCTCACTAGCAGTATACTCCATTAAATTAACTTCCTCCACATCTTCACCAGTAGGCATAACAAAAGCAGGGCGAGGAGGTAATATACTTTCTATTTGTTTCATTTGTTCTTCAGAGGCAAAGTTATTCTCAGGGAAAACAACATCAAATTTTATGTACAAATTACCCTTCTCAAATGGGTTTTTGTATGTAGGCATGCCCTCTCCTTGAATACCCTTGAGATCACCAGGCTTGATCACTTCACCTGGATTGTGTCTAATGAGCAAATCACGGCTGTCCAAATGCTTCACAACAAACTCAAAGCCACAGAGTGCCTCGGTCAAAGTGATCTCATGCTTCATCAATAAATCATCACCAGTTCTTTGAAAAACTTCATGCTGCTTTTGCTGTAGTACAATGATAACATCACCAGGTTGAGTGTCAGGTTGCTGGTCTCCCTCTCCCCTGAAGAAAATTTTTTGGTGCTCTCTCATACCTTTTTCCACATGTACTTCCAATATTTTAATCTCGTTAGTAACTTTTTTACCTTTACATTTCGGACACTTATCCTTGTCATTAATAGTTTCACCCAGTCCTTGGCAAGTCGGACAGAGAGTCTGGAATTGTTGAGTCATGTTTGGTCCAACCTGTTGATAGGATACCTTCATACCTTGTCCATGGCAATCCTTACAAGATACAACAGCTCCTGGTTTCCCACCTATACCCTTGCAGGCTGCACAAATCACATTTTTGCTTAGTTGCAACTTTGCTGTTTTGCCCATATACATGTCTTCCAAGGACACTTTTAATGGGTGTATAGTATCCTCTCCAACAGCACGCCGTCTTCCTCCGCTGCCGCCACCCATTTGTCTCCCGAATATGTCTCCGAAAATATGGCCGAAAAAATCATCAGGGCGAAAGCCAGCGCCCTGGCCTCCTTCTTGTAAGCCTTTCAATCCATACTTATCATACGTTTGTCTTTTTTTAGGGTCTGACAATACTTCGTAAGCGTAGCTAATTTCC
This portion of the Pectinophora gossypiella chromosome 1, ilPecGoss1.1, whole genome shotgun sequence genome encodes:
- the LOC126382377 gene encoding transcription termination factor, mitochondrial isoform X1 codes for the protein MLLKSLLLRPIADFTLFRTVTAATYIRTCNKNQPKMVILHARTLNTRHRNQHASRIANKSDDGIEESKSRLISGMNFESSNHALPFTKLPIRTLLHIYKTTKNDHKNNYCKNRLYYIAHRIKCSPAELSERMAQRTFIYSLSFDWLASSLNVLLEMGVPGDRIIRDLWVLKYNHVTIRQRLQKVKDMGIETLYPWMVRCSEDILNRYISISKETKDILGDTKSTLIYLANRLNVPPEAITEKCHKIPALQTIRVTKVKSFLDFLINQGFDVNDIANKPRVLTSSQKTVEQRLDILRKLGLTEINLNALCKSRKDFQKYVDSIESAANTSESDNT
- the LOC126382377 gene encoding transcription termination factor, mitochondrial isoform X2, producing MNFESSNHALPFTKLPIRTLLHIYKTTKNDHKNNYCKNRLYYIAHRIKCSPAELSERMAQRTFIYSLSFDWLASSLNVLLEMGVPGDRIIRDLWVLKYNHVTIRQRLQKVKDMGIETLYPWMVRCSEDILNRYISISKETKDILGDTKSTLIYLANRLNVPPEAITEKCHKIPALQTIRVTKVKSFLDFLINQGFDVNDIANKPRVLTSSQKTVEQRLDILRKLGLTEINLNALCKSRKDFQKYVDSIESAANTSESDNT
- the LOC126382347 gene encoding dnaJ homolog subfamily A member 2-like, with the translated sequence MTGLLSSKIQFSPFSPVVCEKMADNKLYEILGVTRNASDSEIKRSYHKLAKEFHPDKNPAAGDKFKEISYAYEVLSDPKKRQTYDKYGLKGLQEGGQGAGFRPDDFFGHIFGDIFGRQMGGGSGGRRRAVGEDTIHPLKVSLEDMYMGKTAKLQLSKNVICAACKGIGGKPGAVVSCKDCHGQGMKVSYQQVGPNMTQQFQTLCPTCQGLGETINDKDKCPKCKGKKVTNEIKILEVHVEKGMREHQKIFFRGEGDQQPDTQPGDVIIVLQQKQHEVFQRTGDDLLMKHEITLTEALCGFEFVVKHLDSRDLLIRHNPGEVIKPGDLKGIQGEGMPTYKNPFEKGNLYIKFDVVFPENNFASEEQMKQIESILPPRPAFVMPTGEDVEEVNLMEYTASERGQGREEAYASDDDEHMHAGPGVQCAHQ